From the genome of Brassica oleracea var. oleracea cultivar TO1000 chromosome C4, BOL, whole genome shotgun sequence:
TAACCATATTTTTATCCTAAGTAAATTTAAATTATATTTGGGTAATCCTATTTCAAATTTGAGTTAATATTTCTTTATTGGCATATAAACGTAGTTATTTATATTACTAATTAATTGTACTATCTTTTATGACTAAGAATTTTTAGGCTGAAAACTGTAACTTTTTCAGGTCCAGAGCCAAAATATTCCATATAGTATTTTTTTTTTCGTTCCAAGGGTTTCAATTATTTTCTGACATCTAGCCTATGGTTTTGATACTTTTCAGTTTAATAAACTACACTTGAAAGCACATAAACATTACTGTATTATCAGTGGAACATTTTTAAAGTGAGTGGTTTTGAATTTTTTTTTTGAGAAATAAGTGGTTTTGGAAATTGTCCTTAAATTTTCATGCAAGGTATTACTTCTTCTGCCAAGAAATAGGGATTCTCAGCATACCCTTAATAGATTTCAATATCATCACATAAACTTTCCATTAAGGTCTCATAGACTCATAAACACACATATTCTGCGGCCATGTCTCTGGGTCGTGAGGTAATGAAATCGCATATATATCATTCAACCTTAATACACATGATCACGCATCAAACACTAGTAATCCAACCGCATTTCTTACGGAGACACAAAAATAAAATGGCCACATACATAAGTCTTACTGATCCTACTTTAATTTGAATTAGCAACCTTTATTCTCAGCTGAACATACTATCATGTTCAACTACACTACAATTCTCGAGAAGGGTCTAATCATCGTTTAGTGTTTAACAATTACATTTTTAAACGAGATATTTAATCGTTTGGTGATTTCATAATGTGGTATTATGTCAGTCTGAAGATTGTAACAATAATCCGAATGCAAGTGTTAAGTATTTGAAAATAGGTATAGATGGCTAGAAAAACATACAAGAACCAACGACGAGGAACGTTTAAGAGAATATATAAAACTCTTACACATTTATTATATCACTTAAACAAAATTAAGATTTAAATATTAGACTGTAGCTTGCATGCATTTATTCAAACTTAAATATTTCGCAGAGGAAACTGTGTGTGCGTCGTATGCCGTATGCATAGCTGTTTCAAGTGCATTCAAAACCAGACGGAACCTTCTTGTTACACTTGTTGAGAAGAACGCTGAGAGATATAGGAACGTTAAGGTTGATCCCAAGAACGTTAGCCCTAAGAGCAGTGCAGAGACAAACCGCAGCCTCGAGGTCAACCAAACCTTGGATAACCGAGCAGCATCGTTGAGCTGATGGCTGACCCAATTGTATGTTGAGTAGGCCGCTTAGGACATTTCCACATACACCGAGCTTGAGAGCATCTATTGGACAGTTTCCTGATGAGCCAGGGGTCCTCGGAGGTGTGGCCGGCCTAGGATTAGGGTGTGGGACCGATGGACTTGGGACAGAGGGACTTGGGACTGAAGGACTTGGGACATGCTTGGGGGGCTTAGGACTTGGGACCGGCTTGGGTTTGGGACTTGGGCTGCAACCACAATCAGTTGCAACGGTTAAGGTGAAAAAGAGGATGTTGAGGGCGAAGAAAAGAGCAACAGAGGACGAGTTCCTTGAAGCCATTCTCTTTCTCGAAATATGAGAGACTCAGAGTTATAAGGATTGTCAAGTGTGTTTAAGACAGAGATGAAGAGAAATGAAGAGAAGTTGTGGGTATTTATAGGGTTTTACAAGGGT
Proteins encoded in this window:
- the LOC106341734 gene encoding lipid transfer protein EARLI 1-like, giving the protein MASRNSSSVALFFALNILFFTLTVATDCGCSPSPKPKPVPSPKPPKHVPSPSVPSPSVPSPSVPHPNPRPATPPRTPGSSGNCPIDALKLGVCGNVLSGLLNIQLGQPSAQRCCSVIQGLVDLEAAVCLCTALRANVLGINLNVPISLSVLLNKCNKKVPSGFECT